The Lycium barbarum isolate Lr01 chromosome 9, ASM1917538v2, whole genome shotgun sequence genome has a segment encoding these proteins:
- the LOC132611320 gene encoding uncharacterized protein LOC132611320: MNLVGRDKIESFVSIFVTILPHELSPLLYSTSTFFFILSAYFVVLPLRDEGAISLGLGNLPSLFVGSLLLTLLAAPLSTLIFSLPNLSKSKALVLIHRFFGLTLVAFYILWLSSTPGSSPFNIKGLLYVSSTLKQELKVEVSHTNTPNSSSWSNHGWFYVSVRIALFLWVALLNLITISSTWARVIDVMDSESGSRLFGFIGAGATLGQLFGSLFATGMAWLGPYLLLVSAILMELAAQSSKGIKKDVLQLPEELSPLREADIDQAKEVENVPELTQRTTSPKSPASVAKPQLWAILDGLKLILSSTYLLHVSLFLWLSAVVSSFFYFQKVTVIAAAVTDPTGRRRLFAQINSFIAIFILAGQLTLTGRILTFAGVTLAICATPFVAFTNLIALAVWPTWIAVAISETLRKVVTYVVTRPARELLFTVVSREEKYKAKVCMDVIVQRLGDATAAAMYKLLFSTLNGKASAVSLYALPVCFTWILTAFYLGHRYRQLSTAQPSQPAETRR, from the exons ATGAATTTAGTGGGGAGAGATAAAATTGAGTCATTTGTTTCCATTTTCGTTACTATTCTTCCCCATGAGCTCTCACCATTGCTTTACTCCACCTCCACTTTCTTCTTT ATATTGAGTGCATACTTTGTGGTACTTCCATTACGTGATGAAGGGGCTATTTCTTTGGGCTTGGGGAATTTGCCAAGCTTGTTTGTGGGATCCTTGTTACTCACACTCCTTGCTGCCCCTCTTTCCACCTTAATCTTTTCATTGCCTAATCTTTCCAAGTCCAAG GCTTTGGTCTTGATACACAGGTTTTTTGGGCTCACGCTTGTTGCATTCTACATCCTGTGGCTTTCTTCTACTCCGGGTAGTTCACCATTTAATATCAAG GGACTACTCTATGTGTCCTCAACTTTGAAACAGGAATTAAAAGTGGAAGTGAGTCACACGAATACTCCAAACTCGTCGAGTTGGAGCAACCATGGGTGGTTTTACGTGTCAGTGAGAATTGCCTTGTTTCTTTGG GTTGCTTTGCTTAATCTTATTACTATATCTTCAACTTGGGCTAGAGTTATTGATGTGATGGATAGTGAG TCAGGGTCAAGATTGTTTGGGTTTATTGGTGCTGGTGCTACACTTGGCCAGCTGTTTGGTTCGCTATTTGCCACAGGAATGGCTTGGTTAGGACCGT ATTTACTTCTTGTTTCAGCAATTCTCATGGAACTTGCTGCACAGTCATCAAAAGGAATCAAGAAAGATGTCTTACAACTTCCTGAAGAACTATCTCCCCTAAG GGAAGCTGATATCGATCAAGCTAAAGAGGTTGAGAATGTACCAGAGCTCACACAGAGAACAACTTCCCCAAAATCGCCAGCTTCTGTAGCAAAGCCTCAGCTCTGGGCTATATTGGATGGACTAAAGCTTATTCTATCTTCGACTTACTTGTTGCACGTATCATTATTCCTTTGGCTGAGTGCAGTCGTGTCGTCCTTTTTTTACTTCCAG AAAGTAACTGTTATTGCTGCTGCAGTAACAGATCCCACTGGTAGGAGGAGATTATTTGCACAGATCAATAGCTTTATTGCTATTTTCATCCTTGCTGGGCAGCTTACTTTGACG GGGCGCATCCTTACTTTTGCTGGTGTTACTCTAGCCATTTGCGCCACACCTTTTGTTGCCTTCACAAATTTAATAGCTTTAGCAGTATGGCCTACATGGATTGCAGTGGCCATCTCAGAAACCCTGAGGAAG GTGGTCACATATGTCGTTACCAGGCCTGCAAGGGAGCTTCTTTTCACTGTTGTCTCACGGGAAGAGAAGTATAAAGCAAAG GTATGCATGGATGTGATTGTTCAAAGACTTGGGGATGCTACAGCAGCTGCAATGTACAAGCTACTCTTTAGCACTCTCAATGGCAAGGCATCAGCTGTTTCTCTCTATGCCCTGCCC GTCTGCTTCACGTGGATACTGACAGCATTCTATCTAGGGCACAGATACAGGCAACTTTCAACGGCTCAGCCCTCTCAACCTGCTGAAACACgtagatga